A region from the Desulfoglaeba alkanexedens ALDC genome encodes:
- a CDS encoding four helix bundle protein, which yields MDKEDLKERTKQFALRVMKLIDSLPNTVSGRAIAGQLVRAGTSVGANYRSACRGRSKAEFTAKLGTVVEEADECCFWLELIMDGDLIPRNRVEPLHQEANELTAIFVSSIRTAKSSISNQKSKMD from the coding sequence TTGGACAAAGAGGATCTGAAAGAGAGAACCAAGCAATTCGCGTTGCGAGTAATGAAACTTATTGATTCGCTACCGAATACGGTATCTGGACGCGCCATTGCCGGCCAGCTCGTTCGGGCTGGTACATCGGTTGGTGCGAATTACCGGTCAGCATGTCGCGGACGTTCAAAGGCCGAGTTTACCGCTAAACTTGGGACGGTCGTCGAAGAAGCGGATGAATGTTGTTTCTGGCTTGAATTAATCATGGACGGAGATCTAATACCGCGAAACCGGGTGGAGCCTCTCCATCAGGAAGCGAATGAACTCACAGCGATATTCGTTTCATCCATTCGCACTGCAAAATCTTCAATCTCCAATCAAAAATCGAAAATGGATTGA
- a CDS encoding four helix bundle protein — translation MGERINSYKELRVYQNAMETAMKIFEVTKTFPPEEKYSMVDQMRRSSRSVCANLAEAWRKRRYKAAFVAKLSDAESEACETQVWIEFALRCAYLEKALAGELDQCYDKIIGQLVTMIGDAEKWLIK, via the coding sequence ATGGGGGAACGAATAAACAGTTACAAGGAGTTGAGGGTTTATCAAAATGCAATGGAAACCGCGATGAAAATATTCGAGGTTACAAAGACTTTTCCGCCTGAAGAGAAATACTCGATGGTAGACCAGATGCGGAGATCATCGCGTTCTGTATGCGCAAATTTGGCGGAAGCCTGGCGAAAACGGCGTTACAAGGCGGCATTCGTTGCAAAGCTGAGTGATGCGGAAAGCGAAGCGTGCGAAACACAGGTCTGGATAGAGTTCGCTCTACGATGTGCCTATCTTGAAAAAGCTTTAGCGGGTGAGTTGGATCAATGCTACGACAAAATTATCGGCCAACTGGTAACAATGATAGGAGATGCAGAGAAATGGCTTATCAAGTAA
- a CDS encoding DNA methyltransferase, which yields MTKSDQPHTQQTIFDTERPETRDSGPVTCLGMTFESDDARRAHFLEKLRERLRDPEFREIEGFPIGSDEDILALSDPPYYTACPNPFLEDFIRHYGKPYDSGTDNYRREPFASDTGAGKTHPIYTAHSYHSKIPHLATMPCILHYTEPGDIVLDGFSGSGMTGVAAQLCGQPEAEFKATLEAEWKKAGFTPPKWGARRAILVDLSPVANFIAYNLNLDVSAREFKKAADSFFKKIEAELGWMYETRHTDGKRKGRINYVVWCEVFTCPNCAGDIVFMDQAYDPKTGKFAKEFECPGCRAALTTRSCEHKFTSYFDKAIGETVRKVTYVPIEIEYTLPGDKTKYRKKPDAHDLELINRLGNEQPRDWYPTAKLPIGKMRDSNHLAERGITHYHQFYLPRALHALSTMWRIAGEWQNTRIRGFLKFMVEQCVWGMTVQNGYESLAFSRANRILKGVYYVRPAIAETSPWYILDGKYKRLQKMLVAHQLPLSRQVAISTASSLQSPVPDKSVDYIYTDPPFGDAVKYGDLNLLIEAWHNLFSRLENEVLWDELKKKTLSVYSDLMRRAFVEYYRVLKPGRWMTVVFHNSKNLVWTAIQEAIGDAGFVVADVRTLDREQGSFNQVTAAGAVKQDLVISAYKPNGGLEDRFKLEAGTEKGAWDFVRTHLKQLPVFVSKDGQAEVIAGRQNYLLFDRMVAFHVQRGVTIPLSAAEFYAGIIQRFSERDGMYFLPEQVAEYDKKRMTVREVLQLQLFVTDESSAIQWLKQQLVKKPQTFQELHPQFLKEIGGWQKYEKPLELFELLEQNFLRYDGKGDVPNQIHSYLSTNFKELRNLPKADENLRAKGKDRWYVPDPNKAGDLEKLRERSLLKEFEEYRAPSQKRLKVFRLEAVRAGFKKAWQERDYATIISVARKIPENVLQEDPKLLMWYDQAITRTGETGNGGNGEWGNE from the coding sequence ATGACGAAAAGCGATCAACCGCATACCCAGCAGACAATATTCGACACGGAACGACCCGAGACCCGAGACTCGGGACCCGTGACCTGCCTTGGCATGACCTTCGAAAGCGATGATGCCCGCCGCGCCCACTTTCTCGAAAAGCTCCGCGAACGGTTGCGCGACCCCGAGTTCCGCGAGATCGAGGGATTCCCCATCGGTTCGGACGAAGACATCCTGGCGCTCTCCGATCCGCCATACTACACGGCCTGCCCGAATCCTTTCCTCGAAGACTTCATCCGTCATTATGGAAAACCGTACGATTCTGGAACCGACAACTATCGTCGCGAACCATTCGCGAGTGACACGGGTGCGGGAAAGACGCATCCCATCTACACGGCGCATTCGTACCATTCCAAGATCCCCCATCTGGCCACTATGCCATGTATCCTGCACTATACGGAGCCGGGGGATATCGTGCTGGACGGCTTCTCCGGTTCGGGCATGACGGGCGTGGCCGCGCAGCTTTGCGGTCAACCGGAGGCGGAGTTTAAGGCAACCCTTGAAGCGGAATGGAAAAAGGCAGGATTCACACCGCCCAAATGGGGCGCGCGGCGAGCCATCCTCGTTGACCTTTCACCCGTTGCCAACTTCATTGCCTACAATCTCAATCTGGATGTTTCAGCCCGTGAGTTCAAGAAAGCTGCTGATAGTTTCTTTAAGAAGATTGAGGCGGAACTCGGTTGGATGTACGAGACCCGGCACACGGATGGCAAGCGGAAAGGCCGTATCAACTATGTGGTCTGGTGCGAGGTGTTCACCTGCCCCAACTGCGCAGGCGATATTGTTTTCATGGACCAGGCCTATGATCCGAAGACAGGGAAGTTTGCCAAGGAATTCGAATGCCCGGGTTGCCGCGCAGCACTCACAACCCGAAGCTGCGAGCACAAATTCACGAGCTACTTCGATAAGGCTATCGGCGAAACGGTGCGCAAAGTTACCTATGTCCCGATCGAAATTGAATACACCCTGCCCGGCGATAAGACCAAATACCGCAAGAAACCCGATGCCCATGACCTGGAGCTGATCAACCGCCTGGGGAATGAACAGCCCAGGGATTGGTACCCGACTGCGAAACTTCCCATCGGAAAAATGCGGGACAGCAACCACCTGGCGGAGCGCGGCATCACTCACTATCACCAGTTTTATCTTCCGCGAGCGCTCCATGCCCTTTCCACGATGTGGCGTATCGCGGGAGAATGGCAGAATACGCGGATAAGGGGATTCCTAAAGTTCATGGTGGAGCAGTGCGTTTGGGGAATGACGGTTCAAAATGGTTATGAGTCCTTGGCGTTTTCACGAGCAAATCGAATCTTGAAAGGTGTTTATTATGTGAGGCCTGCAATTGCTGAGACTTCCCCTTGGTATATTCTCGACGGCAAATACAAGCGCCTTCAAAAAATGCTTGTTGCCCACCAACTACCACTGAGCAGGCAAGTCGCCATTTCCACCGCATCTTCGTTGCAGTCGCCCGTTCCGGACAAGAGCGTTGACTACATCTACACCGATCCGCCCTTTGGTGACGCGGTCAAGTACGGTGATCTCAACCTGCTGATCGAGGCGTGGCACAACCTGTTTTCACGTCTGGAAAACGAGGTGTTGTGGGATGAACTGAAGAAGAAGACGCTTTCGGTGTATTCGGATTTGATGCGAAGGGCCTTTGTCGAATACTACCGCGTGCTCAAGCCTGGACGCTGGATGACGGTGGTGTTCCACAATTCGAAAAACCTCGTCTGGACGGCCATTCAGGAGGCTATCGGCGATGCCGGTTTTGTCGTCGCCGATGTCCGGACGCTGGATCGCGAGCAGGGCAGTTTCAACCAGGTGACGGCTGCCGGTGCGGTAAAACAGGACCTGGTCATTTCCGCCTACAAGCCCAACGGCGGCCTTGAGGATCGCTTTAAGCTCGAAGCGGGAACCGAGAAAGGCGCCTGGGACTTTGTCCGTACTCATCTCAAGCAGCTCCCGGTTTTCGTCTCCAAGGATGGACAGGCGGAAGTCATTGCCGGGCGCCAGAATTACCTGCTCTTCGACCGCATGGTGGCCTTCCACGTCCAGCGTGGCGTGACGATTCCGCTGTCCGCTGCGGAGTTCTACGCCGGGATTATCCAGCGGTTCTCCGAGCGGGACGGTATGTACTTCCTCCCCGAACAGGTGGCCGAATACGACAAGAAGCGTATGACCGTCCGCGAGGTGTTGCAACTCCAGCTTTTTGTCACAGATGAGTCGTCGGCCATCCAGTGGCTTAAACAGCAACTCGTCAAAAAGCCTCAGACGTTTCAGGAGCTCCATCCGCAATTTCTCAAGGAAATCGGCGGCTGGCAGAAGTACGAAAAGCCGCTAGAGCTATTCGAACTGCTCGAACAGAACTTCCTTCGCTATGACGGCAAGGGCGATGTGCCGAACCAGATACACAGCTACCTATCCACGAATTTCAAAGAGCTTCGAAATCTGCCCAAAGCCGACGAGAACCTTCGCGCCAAGGGCAAGGACCGCTGGTACGTGCCCGACCCCAACAAGGCCGGCGACCTGGAGAAGCTGCGCGAGCGGTCGCTGCTCAAGGAGTTCGAGGAATACCGTGCACCCAGCCAGAAGCGCCTGAAAGTTTTCCGCCTCGAGGCTGTCCGGGCCGGATTCAAGAAGGCATGGCAAGAGCGCGACTACGCCACGATCATCAGTGTAGCCCGCAAGATTCCTGAGAATGTTCTCCAGGAAGACCCGAAATTGTTGATGTGGTATGATCAAGCCATCACACGAACTGGGGAAACGGGGAATGGGGGAAACGGGGAATGGGGGAACGAATAA
- a CDS encoding AlbA family DNA-binding domain-containing protein, producing MFDSPEELLRKIRLGEDTSLELKTVRFRGDRISEPKRDDLADELAAIANTHDGVIVLGVDDKTRDIDGIPAERI from the coding sequence ATGTTTGACAGCCCTGAGGAACTATTACGGAAAATACGTCTTGGCGAGGATACATCACTTGAGCTCAAGACCGTTCGGTTTAGAGGTGACCGGATTTCGGAGCCGAAACGCGACGATTTGGCTGACGAGCTGGCCGCGATTGCGAATACCCACGATGGTGTCATTGTACTTGGTGTTGATGACAAGACGCGTGACATCGACGGCATCCCGGCTGAAAGGATCTAG
- a CDS encoding ATP-binding protein → MELPDSTGVLRPILKVDIPRSLFVHESPGGYFHRQGSSKRKMPPEYLARLFQQRSQARLIRFEEQPVPESGISDLSEALWRRYTTRSDEASEIVLLKRNLLSREESGAIRASVAGVLLCCERPDRFLPSAYIEAVRYRGTRQDSNYQTDAQRIYGPLDLQIKQAMSFLKRNQTVIATKEPHRIELPQFSERAVFEAVVNAVAHRDYAIFGSKIRFFMFDNRLEIYSPGALPNTVTIDSIALRQATRNELITSLLAETPVAETIGDVGRGFYMEKRGDGVPIILSESEKLSGKKPVYQLIDDSELLLTVFSAEMEQQDAD, encoded by the coding sequence ATGGAGCTGCCCGACAGTACTGGAGTGCTCCGACCCATTCTCAAAGTGGACATCCCACGCAGCCTTTTCGTGCATGAAAGCCCTGGCGGCTACTTCCATCGTCAGGGCAGCTCCAAACGGAAGATGCCGCCGGAGTATCTCGCTCGTCTGTTTCAGCAGCGCAGTCAGGCACGGCTGATTCGATTTGAAGAACAGCCTGTTCCGGAATCTGGCATAAGCGACTTGTCCGAGGCGCTTTGGCGAAGATACACAACCCGCTCCGATGAAGCTTCGGAGATTGTTCTTCTGAAGCGGAACCTGTTGTCGCGCGAGGAAAGCGGGGCGATCCGCGCTTCAGTCGCCGGGGTTCTGCTTTGCTGTGAGCGCCCGGACCGGTTCCTGCCGAGCGCCTATATCGAAGCCGTCCGTTACCGTGGAACCAGGCAAGACTCCAACTACCAAACCGACGCACAGAGGATCTATGGCCCGCTGGACCTGCAGATCAAACAGGCGATGTCATTTCTGAAGCGAAATCAAACTGTTATTGCCACAAAGGAACCCCACCGAATTGAACTACCGCAGTTTAGCGAAAGGGCTGTCTTTGAAGCAGTCGTGAATGCAGTGGCTCATCGCGATTATGCCATTTTCGGTTCAAAGATCCGATTCTTCATGTTCGATAACCGACTGGAGATTTATTCGCCAGGCGCGCTCCCGAATACCGTGACGATTGATAGCATTGCTTTGCGTCAGGCCACCCGGAACGAGCTGATTACAAGTTTACTTGCGGAAACGCCGGTTGCGGAAACGATTGGAGATGTGGGCAGAGGTTTCTATATGGAAAAGCGGGGAGATGGTGTTCCGATTATCCTATCTGAAAGTGAAAAACTGTCTGGCAAGAAGCCGGTGTATCAGCTTATTGACGATTCCGAGCTCTTGCTAACCGTGTTTTCTGCAGAAATGGAACAGCAGGATGCGGATTGA
- a CDS encoding TrlF family AAA-like ATPase, whose product MNEWKWNGSRWWKFDFHTHTPASEDYGKGPNQRDLKNRTPKEWLLDYMRARIDCVAVTDHNSGAWIDRLKGALSELENESHADFRPIHLFPGVEISVNGGIHLLAVLGCEKATSDIDSLLGTVGFTGTKGSSDDVTTRSFVEVVNAIVSAGGIAIPAHVDEKNGLFKQTGTTLQQALDCDGVFAMELVDGSFQKPQLYIDKKPSWTEVLGSDAHHPSGNPGQKFPGSRFTWIKMGTPCIEGLRLALLDGPLSVIRSEAITQDPNQHADMAMEYVEVNKARYIGQPDSFKVDLNPWMNAVIGGRGTGKSTIIEFLRLILRREKELPESLQKDFAKYFEVYASRDEDGLLTEDSHFALVYRKNGARYRVQWSQRGDVEPIETEQSDESWRSEPGEITQRFPVRIYSQKQIYELAKAPLALLKIVDESPEVDRRSWENEWKAEESRFLSLRAKAREIEAGLSDEPGLQGELKDVQHKLAVFEQAGHADILKEYQTRLRQQRAVEEWKQSWAGAGERIRGIAQEIIPETLDPASFDQDKPEEKDFLEKVSSTLREIQQVRDDLEKSASKLDAILSKWSAEQETSLWARAVEKAIEEYGQLRTKLAKEAAGDPSAYGELVQRRQMLEARLKEFESRKKQLGSIQKEAQQSLTRLVEVRRRLTSRRKEFLKNVLERNSYVRIEVISYGARETVEEAFRRIIQRDSGGFEKDIGKVDNGEGLLGCLYSGNQSADDFETKLEELKQKVKAIAAGKTTLVSVRDQRFTSHLERLPPETFDRLDLWFPEDSLRVEYSTLGDGSGFRSIQEGSPGQKTAALLAFLLSYGKEPIVLDQPEDDLDNHLIYDLIVTQLRNIKQKRQVIVVTHNANIVVNGDAELVVALAVRNGQTQIETGGSLQEKRVRETICEVMEGGEEAFKQRYRRIALEGRHV is encoded by the coding sequence ATGAACGAGTGGAAATGGAACGGCTCGCGGTGGTGGAAGTTTGATTTCCACACCCATACGCCGGCATCCGAAGACTATGGCAAAGGGCCAAACCAAAGAGATCTGAAAAACCGCACACCGAAAGAATGGCTTTTGGACTACATGCGAGCGAGGATCGACTGCGTGGCCGTCACCGACCATAACAGCGGGGCATGGATTGACCGACTTAAGGGAGCATTGTCGGAACTGGAAAACGAGAGTCATGCCGATTTCCGACCCATTCACCTGTTTCCAGGCGTTGAAATCTCGGTTAACGGCGGTATTCATCTTTTGGCAGTTCTGGGATGCGAGAAGGCGACTTCGGATATTGATAGTCTCCTCGGCACCGTCGGGTTTACTGGAACCAAGGGATCGAGTGACGATGTCACAACCAGGTCGTTTGTCGAGGTGGTCAACGCCATTGTTTCTGCCGGCGGCATTGCCATTCCCGCCCATGTTGATGAAAAGAACGGGCTTTTCAAACAGACAGGGACGACCTTGCAACAGGCACTGGATTGCGACGGCGTCTTCGCCATGGAACTGGTGGATGGGTCTTTTCAGAAGCCACAGCTCTACATCGACAAAAAACCCAGTTGGACCGAAGTGCTCGGATCGGATGCGCATCATCCTTCGGGAAACCCTGGGCAGAAGTTTCCCGGCAGCCGTTTTACCTGGATAAAGATGGGGACTCCTTGTATCGAAGGGCTTCGGTTGGCACTCCTTGACGGCCCTCTTTCCGTCATCCGTTCCGAGGCCATCACGCAGGACCCGAATCAGCATGCCGACATGGCGATGGAATATGTTGAGGTGAATAAGGCTCGCTATATAGGACAACCGGACTCCTTCAAAGTTGATCTGAATCCATGGATGAACGCCGTCATCGGCGGCCGGGGAACCGGAAAGTCAACCATCATTGAATTTCTGCGGCTTATCCTCAGGCGTGAAAAAGAGTTGCCGGAGAGTTTACAAAAAGACTTTGCAAAGTATTTCGAAGTGTACGCAAGCCGTGATGAAGATGGGTTGTTGACAGAGGATTCACATTTTGCCCTCGTGTACAGAAAAAACGGTGCGCGCTACCGTGTGCAGTGGAGCCAACGCGGGGACGTGGAACCCATTGAAACGGAACAATCCGATGAATCGTGGAGGTCCGAACCGGGAGAGATCACTCAGCGGTTTCCAGTTCGCATCTACAGCCAGAAACAAATCTATGAACTGGCCAAGGCGCCCCTTGCGCTTCTCAAGATTGTAGATGAATCCCCCGAGGTGGACCGACGCTCCTGGGAAAATGAATGGAAAGCGGAAGAGTCCCGGTTTCTGTCGCTAAGGGCCAAGGCAAGAGAGATCGAGGCCGGTTTATCGGATGAGCCTGGATTGCAGGGCGAATTGAAGGATGTCCAGCACAAGCTGGCAGTTTTTGAGCAGGCCGGCCACGCAGACATTCTTAAGGAATACCAGACGCGGCTGCGCCAGCAACGGGCGGTGGAGGAATGGAAGCAATCCTGGGCCGGCGCAGGTGAGCGGATACGTGGGATCGCGCAAGAAATTATTCCTGAGACCCTGGATCCCGCATCTTTCGATCAGGACAAGCCGGAAGAAAAGGATTTTCTTGAAAAAGTATCAAGCACCCTCCGTGAAATCCAACAAGTCCGCGATGACCTTGAGAAATCGGCGAGCAAGCTTGATGCCATCCTGTCCAAATGGTCAGCGGAACAGGAAACATCCTTATGGGCCCGGGCAGTGGAAAAGGCTATTGAGGAATATGGACAGTTGCGTACAAAGCTTGCCAAGGAGGCGGCAGGCGACCCTTCAGCCTATGGTGAACTGGTGCAACGCAGGCAGATGCTTGAAGCGCGGTTGAAGGAGTTTGAGTCGCGGAAGAAGCAGCTCGGCTCGATCCAGAAAGAGGCGCAGCAGAGCCTTACACGTCTTGTTGAGGTGAGACGGAGGTTGACAAGCCGAAGAAAGGAATTTTTGAAAAACGTCCTTGAAAGGAACTCATATGTGCGTATCGAGGTGATTTCTTACGGCGCGCGGGAGACAGTGGAAGAAGCATTCAGGAGAATTATACAGAGAGACTCCGGAGGCTTTGAGAAAGACATCGGCAAGGTGGACAATGGAGAGGGGTTGCTTGGATGTCTTTATTCGGGAAATCAGAGTGCCGACGATTTTGAGACAAAGCTGGAGGAGCTCAAGCAAAAGGTGAAGGCGATTGCCGCGGGCAAGACCACACTAGTATCTGTCAGAGATCAACGATTCACTTCACATCTTGAGAGACTGCCACCCGAAACGTTCGATCGGCTGGATCTATGGTTTCCGGAGGATTCCTTGAGGGTGGAGTACAGCACATTAGGAGATGGATCAGGATTTCGTTCCATTCAGGAAGGGTCACCCGGCCAGAAAACGGCAGCGCTGCTCGCTTTCCTGCTTTCCTACGGAAAAGAGCCGATCGTTCTCGACCAACCGGAAGACGACCTGGATAACCATCTGATTTATGACCTTATTGTGACCCAGCTTAGGAACATCAAGCAAAAACGGCAGGTGATCGTGGTGACGCACAATGCCAATATCGTTGTGAACGGCGACGCCGAACTGGTTGTCGCCTTAGCGGTGCGCAACGGCCAAACGCAGATTGAAACGGGCGGTTCTTTGCAGGAAAAGCGTGTGAGAGAAACCATCTGTGAAGTCATGGAGGGTGGTGAAGAGGCTTTTAAACAAAGATACCGCCGCATCGCTCTGGAGGGTCGCCATGTTTGA
- a CDS encoding four helix bundle protein: MEAWKKARELAREIYAISNEGAFARDFGLRDQIRRAAVSVMSNIAEGFERGGDVEFRRFLAIGKGSAGEVKAQLYVALDDGLIDQGTFDALYKMATETGSLIGGFMRYLGRGSASHESRAKNDRNSKRS, from the coding sequence ATTGAAGCTTGGAAGAAGGCGCGGGAGCTGGCCAGGGAAATTTACGCCATCTCCAATGAAGGTGCTTTCGCTCGTGATTTTGGGCTTCGAGATCAAATACGACGTGCGGCTGTTTCTGTGATGTCCAACATAGCCGAGGGATTCGAGCGCGGCGGCGACGTCGAATTCAGACGCTTTCTTGCCATCGGGAAAGGATCGGCAGGTGAAGTGAAGGCGCAGCTCTATGTCGCGCTTGATGACGGGCTTATCGACCAGGGAACTTTCGACGCACTTTACAAAATGGCTACAGAAACCGGCAGCCTGATTGGTGGGTTCATGCGATATCTCGGTCGCGGGTCGGCGAGTCACGAGTCGCGAGCCAAAAACGACAGGAATTCGAAGCGGAGTTAA
- a CDS encoding RNA-binding domain-containing protein, with protein sequence MDANERKLKGLIRKGEGISTEFKTCRNSLGRDVYETVCAFLNRHGGTILLGVTDSGDIQGIEPDAVLQIKKDFVTTVNNPQKIHPPAYISVNEVTVDRKLILRVYVPESSQVHRCNGRIYDRNEDGDFDITDHTRQVADLYQRKQATYSENKIYPFAKLDELRSDLIDKCRRLAGVWRDDHPWLGMDDMGLLKSAQLHQADPETGKSGITLAGILLLGNDQLILSAVPHHRTDLILRKVNLDRYDDRDLVRTNLIESYERIIAFVQKHLPDPFFLEGMERISLRDAIFREVASNILIHREYTNAFPAKLIIERGQVRTENSNKPNGFGALDPANFTPFPKNPVIGAFFREIHRADELGSGMRKMMRYGKAYGGADPQMIEGDIFRIIVKVPEFGPVGEVTGEVTGDATPKQVTKSGLSRAHEAHDGAHDEAHEPMSEIEQRILLACLDAPQNTPELLALLGYESRTGNFKKALSRLLDLAFLEMTIPDKPRSKKQKYRLTERGRKLLKRIEGG encoded by the coding sequence ATGGACGCGAATGAACGCAAATTGAAGGGACTGATCCGCAAGGGTGAAGGCATTTCGACCGAGTTCAAAACCTGCCGGAACAGTCTCGGCCGGGATGTCTACGAGACAGTTTGCGCCTTTTTGAACCGGCATGGCGGTACGATTTTACTGGGGGTCACGGATTCCGGAGATATACAAGGCATCGAACCGGATGCCGTTTTACAAATAAAGAAAGACTTTGTCACCACCGTCAACAACCCGCAAAAAATCCACCCACCGGCCTACATATCGGTAAATGAGGTGACTGTTGACAGAAAACTGATACTTCGCGTGTATGTCCCGGAAAGCTCGCAGGTCCACAGATGCAACGGGCGCATTTATGACCGCAATGAGGACGGCGATTTTGACATTACGGATCATACGCGTCAGGTGGCTGACCTTTATCAACGAAAACAGGCCACTTACTCAGAGAACAAAATCTATCCTTTTGCCAAGCTGGACGAATTGCGTTCTGATCTCATCGACAAATGCCGCCGCCTGGCCGGAGTCTGGCGGGATGATCATCCCTGGCTCGGTATGGACGACATGGGCCTGTTGAAAAGCGCCCAACTTCACCAGGCCGATCCGGAAACCGGCAAAAGCGGTATCACGCTGGCAGGCATACTTTTGCTTGGAAATGACCAGCTTATTCTTTCAGCAGTACCCCATCACCGAACCGATCTCATTTTGCGAAAGGTCAACCTGGATCGCTATGATGACCGGGATCTGGTCAGAACCAACCTGATTGAAAGCTACGAACGGATCATCGCCTTTGTGCAGAAGCATCTGCCCGACCCCTTTTTCCTTGAAGGCATGGAGCGGATAAGTCTTCGCGATGCCATTTTCCGAGAAGTTGCCTCCAATATCCTGATTCATCGGGAATACACCAACGCCTTTCCCGCCAAGCTGATCATCGAACGGGGCCAGGTCCGCACTGAAAACAGTAATAAACCCAACGGATTCGGCGCTCTCGACCCTGCCAATTTCACGCCTTTTCCAAAAAATCCGGTAATCGGAGCGTTCTTCCGGGAAATCCACCGTGCCGACGAACTCGGCTCGGGTATGCGCAAGATGATGCGGTATGGCAAGGCGTACGGCGGCGCCGACCCACAAATGATCGAAGGTGATATTTTCCGAATTATCGTCAAGGTGCCCGAATTTGGGCCGGTTGGTGAAGTTACAGGTGAAGTGACGGGTGATGCCACTCCGAAGCAGGTGACCAAGTCAGGGCTGAGTCGGGCCCATGAGGCCCATGACGGGGCCCATGATGAGGCCCATGAGCCCATGAGCGAAATCGAACAAAGAATCCTGCTCGCTTGTCTCGATGCACCACAAAACACGCCGGAACTGCTTGCTCTGCTTGGATACGAAAGCCGAACGGGTAACTTCAAGAAGGCACTCTCACGTTTGCTGGATTTAGCTTTTTTGGAGATGACAATTCCGGATAAGCCCAGAAGCAAGAAGCAGAAATATCGGCTGACCGAGAGGGGGCGAAAGCTGCTGAAACGAATAGAAGGAGGCTGA